From Chroogloeocystis siderophila 5.2 s.c.1, one genomic window encodes:
- the wecB gene encoding non-hydrolyzing UDP-N-acetylglucosamine 2-epimerase: MAKVNKICIILGTRPEAIKMAPVIQVFQRSPRFDTQVILTGQHIEMVAQVMQLFDLEANQNLAIMQPKQTLTDITCRSLQGLETLFEQLRPQLVLVQGDTTTAFAAALAAFYQKIPVGHVEAGLRTDDVFNPYPEEANRRLISQLTQLHFAPTTLAVENLQRSGVLGKIHQTGNTVIDALLSVAQSQPACDIPSLEWGKYRVLLATVHRRENWGEPLLKIAEGFLQILEEFPDTALLLPLHRNPIVREPLQAALSHHSRVFLTEPLDYAELVGAIARSHLLLTDSGGLQEEAPSLGKPVLVLRETTERPEAIAAGTAKLVGTDPAQIVTTASVLLSNTDAYQAMATAINPFGDGHAAERILQIVTEYLDEQVFG; the protein is encoded by the coding sequence ATGGCAAAGGTAAACAAGATCTGCATTATTTTGGGTACGCGACCGGAAGCAATTAAAATGGCTCCGGTCATTCAAGTTTTTCAGCGATCGCCACGCTTTGACACGCAAGTGATATTAACCGGTCAACACATTGAAATGGTTGCACAGGTCATGCAGTTATTTGACCTCGAAGCGAACCAAAATCTCGCAATTATGCAACCGAAGCAAACGCTCACTGATATTACTTGTCGCAGCTTACAAGGATTAGAAACCTTATTTGAGCAACTTCGTCCACAATTAGTCTTAGTTCAAGGCGATACGACGACGGCTTTTGCCGCAGCTTTGGCAGCGTTTTATCAAAAAATTCCCGTAGGTCATGTCGAAGCAGGTTTACGTACCGATGATGTTTTTAATCCTTATCCCGAAGAAGCCAATCGGCGGTTGATATCGCAGCTTACTCAATTACACTTTGCTCCCACGACGCTGGCGGTAGAAAATTTGCAACGATCCGGAGTTTTAGGAAAAATTCATCAAACGGGTAATACAGTCATTGATGCACTGTTATCAGTTGCCCAAAGCCAGCCTGCGTGCGATATACCTAGTTTGGAGTGGGGAAAATACCGTGTTTTATTAGCAACAGTGCATCGGCGTGAAAATTGGGGAGAACCCCTCCTGAAAATTGCAGAAGGATTTTTACAAATCTTAGAGGAGTTTCCTGATACAGCGTTGCTTTTACCGTTGCATCGCAATCCAATTGTGCGTGAACCGTTGCAAGCGGCGTTGAGTCATCACTCACGCGTGTTTTTAACTGAACCATTAGATTATGCCGAGTTGGTCGGAGCAATTGCGCGATCGCACTTACTGCTGACCGATTCAGGAGGATTGCAAGAAGAAGCGCCTTCATTAGGAAAACCAGTGCTAGTCCTGCGCGAAACCACCGAAAGACCCGAAGCGATCGCGGCAGGGACTGCTAAATTAGTAGGAACTGATCCAGCACAAATTGTTACTACAGCCAGCGTACTATTAAGTAACACCGATGCTTATCAAGCTATGGCAACTGCGATCAATCCTTTTGGTGACGGTCACGCAGCCGAGCGAATCTTGCAAATTGTAACAGAATATCTGGATGAGCAAGTCTTTGGGTAA
- a CDS encoding FIST signal transduction protein: protein MQWANAVSTRASLEAAVAEVVDKASALLQSPADLGLVFISAAFTSEYPRLLPLLQEKLRNIKVLIGCGGGGIIGTNQHAVQEFEGVPALSLSLAQLPGVKVTPFHIAAEQLPDPDSPPKAWVDLFGVLPAEQPQFILLSDPFSSGVNDLLQGIDYAYPSSITVGGLASGSQTPGRIGLFCNDKLYRSGTVGVALSGNIVLDTIVAQGCRPIGEPYRVSASERNILLALEEQPPLEVLRDLISSLSDADRQLAEHSLFIGVVRDEFKQNLEHGDFLIRNLLGVDPKVGAIAVADLVRPGQRIQFHLRDAETSADDLEWLLQRYQQTHPHVSPAGALMFSCLGRGEMLYGKPNFDSQLFSSYMPNIPVGGFFGNGEIGPVGGSTFLHGYTSVFAICRQP from the coding sequence ATGCAGTGGGCAAACGCCGTATCAACTCGTGCTTCGCTCGAAGCAGCCGTCGCAGAAGTTGTCGATAAAGCTTCTGCTTTGTTACAGTCACCCGCCGATCTTGGGTTAGTTTTTATTTCTGCTGCCTTTACCAGCGAATATCCCCGCCTGCTTCCGTTGTTACAAGAAAAGCTACGCAACATCAAAGTTCTGATTGGTTGTGGTGGTGGGGGTATTATCGGGACAAATCAACACGCGGTGCAGGAGTTTGAGGGTGTACCTGCATTAAGTCTGAGTTTGGCGCAACTACCAGGCGTCAAAGTTACACCTTTTCACATTGCGGCAGAGCAACTCCCCGATCCTGATAGTCCGCCGAAAGCGTGGGTAGATTTATTTGGTGTTTTACCTGCTGAGCAACCCCAATTTATTTTGCTATCCGATCCTTTTTCTTCAGGAGTCAATGATTTATTGCAAGGCATCGATTATGCTTACCCTAGTTCGATTACAGTAGGCGGGTTGGCAAGTGGTAGTCAAACTCCTGGGCGCATTGGTTTGTTTTGCAATGATAAGCTATACCGTTCAGGAACTGTGGGCGTTGCCTTGAGCGGCAATATTGTTTTAGATACGATTGTGGCGCAAGGATGCCGACCGATTGGCGAGCCTTACCGCGTCAGCGCTTCTGAACGTAACATTTTACTTGCTTTGGAAGAACAACCACCTTTAGAAGTATTGCGCGATTTAATTTCGAGTTTAAGCGATGCGGATCGGCAATTAGCTGAACATTCGTTGTTTATCGGAGTCGTGCGCGACGAGTTTAAGCAGAATCTAGAACATGGAGATTTTTTGATTCGCAATTTATTAGGAGTCGATCCAAAAGTAGGAGCGATCGCGGTTGCGGATTTAGTTCGCCCTGGACAGCGCATTCAGTTTCACCTACGCGATGCAGAAACTTCGGCGGATGATTTGGAATGGTTGCTACAACGTTATCAACAGACGCATCCGCATGTATCACCTGCTGGGGCGCTGATGTTTTCTTGTTTGGGGCGTGGCGAAATGCTCTACGGTAAACCTAATTTTGATTCGCAGTTATTTAGTAGCTATATGCCAAATATTCCCGTGGGCGGTTTTTTTGGTAATGGGGAAATTGGTCCTGTAGGCGGGAGTACTTTTTTGCATGGGTATACCTCAGTATTTGCAATTTGTCGCCAACCTTAA
- a CDS encoding metallophosphoesterase: protein MEFVSDPPISVKIEKMKQRVRWQDPVIFERQIDQTRFVLASEDDSPEFSFLVIGDSGSGKHRKHNPQRQIASKMLEHSDRTRFILHTGDVVYLVGSSEYYLKNFIEPYKEFIVGGEKPKKIAYDKMVFKTPILPVLGNHDYYDLPLIYGLMGGVTLPLRRILKLRLDLDIGWHGSNQGKAYAKAFIDYLKAFDTDAELQRHLDKHYTATTSTGRCLIYKPGEFTRLPYRYYTFRSGGIDFFALDSNTFNAPAPLPTTGEGAAYRRTLEGRIYELEQEKLQIMEEASKLNANSPEEAERLDDLEAKLEQVEEVKLDIDKQLAADETTVTDFEQLTWLQQRLIESWNTPEVRGRVVYLHHPPYVTESTKWYQAQTLAVRRNLRWVLDEVAGVLGGLPQQRPLVDLVLTGHAHCLEHLSTGNTGHADSYINWIICGGSGYSLRRQRKEGAQLHETIGDTEREVARSHLYLGRSGHGSHKRRPYSFLRIDVKAGNPAKFVVKPFVAERYQREWVDREIESFVI from the coding sequence ATGGAATTTGTGTCCGATCCGCCGATATCCGTGAAAATTGAGAAAATGAAACAACGGGTACGGTGGCAAGACCCAGTTATATTTGAACGACAAATTGACCAAACGCGATTTGTATTGGCATCTGAAGACGATAGCCCAGAATTTTCATTTTTGGTTATTGGCGATAGTGGTTCAGGAAAACATCGCAAACACAATCCACAACGTCAGATCGCAAGCAAGATGTTGGAGCATAGCGATCGCACCCGCTTTATACTACATACAGGAGATGTTGTTTATTTAGTCGGGTCGAGCGAATACTACTTAAAAAACTTTATCGAGCCTTATAAAGAATTTATTGTTGGCGGTGAAAAACCAAAAAAAATTGCCTACGATAAGATGGTATTTAAAACACCAATTCTACCTGTATTAGGCAATCACGACTACTACGACCTGCCGTTAATTTATGGTTTGATGGGAGGCGTAACGTTGCCTTTAAGGCGGATATTGAAGTTACGATTAGACTTAGATATTGGTTGGCATGGTTCTAATCAAGGTAAAGCTTATGCAAAAGCCTTTATTGACTACTTAAAAGCGTTTGATACTGATGCCGAATTGCAACGCCATCTTGATAAACATTACACCGCGACAACGAGTACAGGTCGCTGTTTGATTTATAAACCAGGAGAGTTTACCAGACTGCCTTACCGATATTACACTTTTCGTAGCGGTGGTATTGATTTTTTTGCTTTAGACTCGAACACATTCAACGCTCCAGCACCCCTCCCCACGACAGGCGAAGGCGCAGCTTATCGGCGGACTTTAGAAGGTCGTATTTATGAATTAGAGCAAGAAAAGCTGCAAATCATGGAGGAAGCAAGCAAGCTGAATGCAAATTCACCAGAAGAAGCTGAAAGACTTGACGATCTAGAAGCAAAGTTAGAACAAGTCGAGGAAGTCAAGCTGGATATTGATAAGCAACTAGCAGCGGATGAGACTACAGTCACTGATTTTGAGCAGTTGACGTGGTTGCAACAAAGACTCATTGAATCGTGGAACACGCCAGAAGTGCGCGGTAGAGTTGTGTATTTGCATCATCCACCTTATGTTACTGAGTCAACGAAGTGGTATCAAGCACAAACTTTAGCAGTACGTCGTAATCTCCGTTGGGTACTTGATGAAGTGGCGGGAGTACTCGGCGGGCTACCGCAGCAGCGTCCGCTTGTAGATTTAGTTTTGACAGGTCATGCACATTGCTTAGAGCATCTTTCTACAGGCAATACCGGACACGCCGATTCTTATATCAATTGGATTATTTGCGGTGGAAGTGGTTATAGCTTAAGACGACAGCGTAAAGAAGGCGCACAGCTACACGAAACCATTGGTGATACTGAACGCGAAGTCGCGCGATCGCATCTCTATCTTGGGCGCAGCGGTCATGGTTCGCATAAACGGCGACCCTACTCATTTCTACGCATTGATGTCAAAGCAGGCAATCCTGCTAAGTTTGTTGTTAAGCCTTTTGTTGCGGAAAGATATCAACGCGAGTGGGTTGATCGCGAAATCGAGTCGTTTGTCATTTGA
- a CDS encoding type IV pilus twitching motility protein PilT: MTESQRLPIPAPVVPRVPPMPLPKSRVSNHSDRDTQLQMQTVAQLDTSPTESAQNSTTTAPTLAQLVREAHDKGISDLHLGVGEVPRFRERGEIIVTDYPKTDEATFTSWLKEILTEQQIQQFYEHLEYDGATQYEGVARVRINLFVALNGPAMVLRLIPLKILTLEQLSLPPVFRDLCHYHKGLILVTGPTGSGKSTTLAAMVDYINQEMPKHIISIEDPVEFVHKSKKSLIKQREVGIHTLKFDNALKASLREDPDIILIGEMRDRETVNTALKAAQTGHLVFGTLHTNSAVKTIERILNLYNPDEQGSMRIQVAESLVAVIAQSLVRTTDNKRAAIHEIMINTDAIKDYIIRNEVEEIEAIIPRCNFEGMCTMNQSIYRLYEEGRLTEETALETSPKPNEMAMILRGRV; encoded by the coding sequence ATGACAGAATCACAGCGTCTACCAATTCCTGCACCAGTAGTTCCCCGCGTACCACCGATGCCATTACCAAAATCCAGAGTCTCGAATCATTCGGATAGAGATACACAACTACAGATGCAAACTGTTGCTCAACTCGATACATCGCCTACTGAATCTGCACAAAATTCAACAACTACAGCCCCAACCTTAGCGCAATTAGTGCGCGAAGCTCATGACAAAGGCATTTCAGATTTACACTTGGGTGTTGGTGAAGTGCCCCGTTTCCGCGAACGTGGGGAAATTATTGTTACTGATTATCCCAAAACAGACGAAGCAACATTTACTAGCTGGCTCAAAGAAATTCTTACAGAGCAACAAATTCAACAATTTTATGAGCATTTAGAATATGATGGTGCGACACAGTACGAAGGAGTAGCGCGCGTACGGATTAACTTGTTTGTAGCGTTAAATGGTCCAGCGATGGTGCTGCGATTGATTCCGTTAAAAATTCTGACGCTAGAACAACTCAGTCTACCGCCCGTTTTTCGCGATTTGTGCCACTACCACAAAGGATTAATTTTGGTAACAGGACCAACCGGTTCGGGTAAGTCTACGACGCTAGCAGCGATGGTAGATTACATCAATCAAGAAATGCCTAAACACATTATCTCGATTGAAGACCCTGTGGAATTTGTACATAAAAGTAAAAAGTCCCTCATTAAGCAACGGGAAGTGGGCATTCATACGTTGAAATTTGATAATGCGCTAAAAGCATCGTTGCGCGAAGACCCAGATATTATTTTGATTGGGGAGATGCGCGATCGCGAAACGGTAAATACAGCTTTAAAAGCCGCGCAAACCGGACACCTTGTGTTTGGCACTTTGCACACTAATAGTGCAGTGAAAACGATTGAAAGAATTTTAAACCTCTACAATCCTGATGAACAAGGTTCCATGCGCATTCAGGTAGCAGAATCTCTCGTTGCAGTTATTGCGCAAAGCCTTGTGCGGACAACGGACAACAAACGCGCCGCAATTCACGAAATTATGATTAATACAGACGCAATCAAGGATTACATCATCCGCAACGAAGTTGAAGAAATAGAGGCAATCATTCCACGCTGCAACTTTGAGGGAATGTGTACGATGAATCAATCAATTTATCGATTATACGAAGAAGGAAGGTTAACAGAAGAAACAGCGTTAGAGACATCACCCAAGCCAAACGAGATGGCGATGATTTTACGCGGTAGAGTTTAG